Proteins co-encoded in one Gemmatimonadales bacterium genomic window:
- a CDS encoding SPOR domain-containing protein, giving the protein MACQASPAHETGALPPASQAVPQTSLLRLPRSGGTPRIYAGPTLADIGWRARGRTPPIEMVVGFDQDQGLAYAVDSANGLQALDLGTGTSRLLTSAVSGAALGPEGTLWVVDRKDSVIRIRNRLAKRTDATLPTRPTALYGTGDRQLIAIEAGDTARAFLVTGSEPGGSADLPTTHTAASPWGDLVAAAAPTGVYLWAPRGSTPIRRVRVSGTPTAVRFSASGHRIYVAREAEDLAVIDRYAGERIGDIRIPGAAAALRVAPYGGWLLARPASGDTIWVINLATSQFVGVVAGPWAADLPTVFGDATLLVREGKDVVARDLSKPDFPETGRLKGGAADLYLPMPWVARGSMPEPTPARPDPAQAADATPDSLGGPVEAPAIVYLQVSRSQNPAWAQDLAAEIRGEGFPALVITPRTGEEAYRVVVGPYPSREAAESAGRRLGRPSFIYHP; this is encoded by the coding sequence ATGGCTTGCCAAGCTTCTCCCGCTCACGAGACTGGGGCGCTTCCCCCAGCCTCGCAGGCCGTCCCCCAGACCAGCCTCCTTCGCCTCCCCCGCTCCGGCGGCACTCCCCGGATCTACGCGGGCCCGACCCTCGCCGACATCGGGTGGCGCGCGCGGGGGCGCACACCGCCGATCGAGATGGTGGTCGGATTCGACCAGGACCAGGGGCTCGCCTACGCCGTGGACTCCGCCAACGGCCTTCAGGCCCTGGACCTGGGCACCGGCACCTCGCGTCTCCTGACATCGGCGGTCAGCGGGGCGGCGCTCGGCCCCGAGGGAACGCTCTGGGTTGTGGACCGGAAAGACTCTGTCATCCGGATCAGGAACCGGCTCGCCAAGCGGACGGATGCGACCCTGCCGACCCGGCCCACCGCGCTCTACGGGACCGGCGACCGCCAGCTCATCGCCATCGAGGCCGGTGACACCGCCCGGGCGTTTCTCGTGACGGGCTCCGAACCCGGTGGCTCCGCCGATCTGCCCACCACGCATACCGCCGCCTCGCCCTGGGGCGACCTCGTCGCGGCCGCCGCCCCGACCGGGGTCTACCTCTGGGCACCACGCGGCAGCACGCCGATCCGGCGGGTGCGGGTCAGCGGGACCCCCACCGCCGTTCGGTTCTCCGCCTCCGGGCACCGGATCTACGTGGCGCGCGAAGCCGAGGACCTGGCGGTCATCGATCGCTACGCCGGCGAACGCATCGGGGATATTCGTATTCCGGGGGCTGCCGCCGCGCTGCGGGTCGCCCCCTACGGCGGGTGGCTCCTCGCGCGTCCCGCATCGGGCGACACCATCTGGGTGATCAACCTGGCGACCAGCCAGTTCGTGGGCGTCGTGGCCGGTCCCTGGGCCGCCGACCTCCCCACCGTCTTCGGAGACGCCACGCTCCTGGTCCGCGAGGGGAAGGACGTGGTGGCCCGCGATCTCTCCAAGCCGGACTTCCCGGAGACGGGCCGTCTCAAGGGCGGGGCCGCCGACCTCTACCTCCCGATGCCGTGGGTGGCCCGGGGGAGCATGCCGGAACCGACTCCTGCGCGCCCCGACCCCGCCCAGGCGGCGGACGCGACGCCCGACAGTCTCGGCGGGCCCGTCGAGGCGCCTGCCATCGTGTACCTGCAGGTGAGCCGATCCCAGAATCCGGCGTGGGCACAGGACCTTGCCGCCGAGATTCGGGGTGAGGGCTTCCCTGCGCTCGTGATCACCCCGCGAACCGGCGAAGAAGCCTATCGCGTCGTCGTCGGCCCGTATCCCTCCCGCGAGGCCGCCGAATCGGCGGGCCGCCGGTTGGGGCGTCCCTCGTTCATCTATCACCCGTAG